A genomic stretch from Empedobacter stercoris includes:
- the hpt gene encoding hypoxanthine phosphoribosyltransferase — MKEIEIHGKKFIPYIAFEEIEHAIKNMANEVYEEYKDERPIFVGVLNGVVMFFSDFLKQYQGECEISFLKLKSYEGTESTGKVQIEMDIPMSVEGRHVIILEDIVDTGNTLVELHRILKEKKVKSLKVATLLFKPDAYKKELKVDLVGISIPDKFVVGYGLDFDGLGRNLPDIYQIKH, encoded by the coding sequence ATGAAAGAAATAGAAATTCACGGTAAAAAATTTATTCCGTACATCGCATTTGAAGAAATAGAACACGCCATCAAAAATATGGCAAACGAAGTTTATGAAGAATACAAAGACGAAAGGCCGATTTTTGTCGGAGTTTTAAACGGAGTTGTCATGTTCTTTAGCGATTTCTTAAAACAATATCAAGGAGAATGTGAGATTTCTTTCTTGAAGTTAAAATCTTACGAAGGAACAGAATCAACAGGAAAAGTTCAAATTGAGATGGATATTCCGATGAGTGTTGAAGGACGTCATGTAATTATTTTAGAAGATATTGTAGATACAGGTAATACGTTAGTAGAATTGCACCGTATCCTGAAAGAGAAAAAGGTGAAGTCTTTGAAAGTAGCTACTTTATTATTTAAACCAGATGCTTACAAAAAAGAGTTGAAAGTAGATTTAGTAGGAATTTCTATTCCTGACAAATTTGTAGTAGGTTATGGATTAGATTTTGACGGATTAGGAAGAAATTTACCAGATATTTATCAAATAAAACATTAA
- a CDS encoding quinone-dependent dihydroorotate dehydrogenase, translating to MYKQVKQILFQLQPEDAHHFVMRNLKNYVAFPGVGKLLDKFYQFNHPSLEREVFGIKFKNPIGLAAGFDKNAEYIEELNHFGFGFIEIGTVTPKPQPGNEAPRMFRLVEDEAIINRMGFNNKGVDYAVKKIKELPHRERYIIGGNIGKNKVTPNEDAVDDYVKCFNALFDYVDYFVVNVSSPNTPGLRDLQEKEPLLYILKYLQQYNHQHEIPKPILLKIAPDLTNSQLDDIIEIVLESKIAGVIATNTTISREGLNSDPEIVKETGGVSGKPLKKRSTEVIRYLSEKSNKAFPIIGVGGIHTAEDAKEKLEAGASLLQVYTGFIYEGPAIVKNICKGLVEGK from the coding sequence ATGTACAAACAAGTCAAGCAAATTCTATTTCAATTACAGCCTGAAGATGCGCATCATTTTGTTATGCGTAACCTAAAAAATTATGTTGCATTTCCTGGTGTTGGAAAACTATTAGATAAATTTTATCAATTCAATCATCCAAGTTTAGAACGTGAAGTTTTTGGAATCAAGTTCAAAAATCCAATTGGTTTAGCTGCAGGTTTTGATAAAAATGCTGAATACATCGAAGAATTGAACCACTTCGGATTTGGTTTTATCGAAATTGGGACCGTTACACCAAAACCTCAACCCGGAAACGAAGCTCCTCGAATGTTTCGTTTAGTTGAAGATGAAGCAATTATTAATCGAATGGGATTTAATAATAAAGGTGTTGACTATGCTGTTAAAAAAATAAAAGAATTACCTCATCGCGAGCGTTATATCATTGGTGGAAATATTGGTAAAAATAAAGTCACTCCAAACGAAGATGCGGTTGATGATTATGTGAAATGTTTCAATGCTTTGTTTGATTATGTTGATTACTTTGTCGTGAACGTAAGTTCGCCAAACACACCAGGATTACGGGATTTACAAGAAAAAGAACCCTTATTGTACATCTTAAAATATTTGCAACAATACAATCACCAACACGAAATACCAAAGCCTATTTTACTTAAAATCGCTCCCGATTTGACCAATTCTCAATTAGACGATATTATTGAAATCGTGTTAGAATCTAAAATTGCTGGAGTTATAGCTACTAATACAACCATTTCAAGAGAAGGATTAAATTCTGATCCAGAGATTGTAAAAGAAACAGGCGGCGTTTCAGGAAAACCACTTAAAAAGCGTTCGACAGAAGTCATTCGTTATCTTTCAGAAAAATCGAACAAAGCCTTTCCTATTATTGGTGTTGGCGGTATTCATACAGCCGAAGATGCAAAAGAAAAGTTGGAAGCTGGTGCAAGTTTATTACAGGTTTACACTGGTTTTATTTACGAAGGTCCTGCTATTGTAAAGAATATTTGCAAAGGATTGGTTGAAGGCAAATAA
- a CDS encoding adenylate kinase codes for MLNIVLFGPPGSGKGTQAKFLEEKYQTPQISTGDLFRFNLKNETELGALVKSYMDKGQLVPDEVTTNMLVDHLDNNPNEQGYIFDGYPRTTSQAEALDKILADKYNNEVSITLALVVDDEILVERLLERGKTSGRADDVDEKIIRDRITEYYQKTAIVAEHYKAQGKWVEIDGVGSIEDITEKLNAAIKEVL; via the coding sequence ATGCTAAACATTGTATTGTTCGGACCTCCTGGCAGTGGTAAAGGAACACAAGCTAAATTTTTAGAAGAAAAATACCAAACTCCTCAAATTTCTACAGGAGACTTGTTCCGTTTCAACTTAAAAAATGAAACAGAATTAGGTGCACTTGTAAAATCTTACATGGACAAGGGGCAGTTAGTTCCAGACGAGGTGACAACAAATATGTTGGTTGATCATTTAGACAATAATCCAAATGAACAAGGATATATTTTTGATGGATATCCACGTACTACGTCACAAGCAGAGGCTTTAGATAAAATCCTTGCTGATAAATATAACAACGAAGTTTCGATTACATTGGCATTAGTTGTCGATGACGAAATTTTAGTAGAACGTTTATTAGAGCGCGGAAAAACATCTGGACGTGCAGATGATGTAGACGAAAAAATAATTCGTGATCGTATTACTGAGTATTACCAAAAAACTGCAATTGTAGCTGAACACTACAAAGCACAAGGAAAATGGGTTGAGATTGATGGAGTAGGTTCTATTGAAGATATTACTGAAAAGTTAAACGCAGCAATTAAAGAAGTTTTGTAA